The genomic region AATATACCACGCGTTTTCTATTCTTGAAGACAAGAATTTGCAATATATTTCACCCCTTATTTTGGATTTAATGGAAATACCaaagagagaatttttataatcgcGATGATTAATTTGcctatttaatatttaatgtttTGATAAAATGTTAAATCGAAGCGCGATATAGTTGATACTCTTgcctttaaaaatgaaaaaaaaatgtcgagtaTTTCAAGCGTTAAAATTCTGGGTCAATAGGGGAATTGAGGGAGTGAGTTTAAATAACAAGAATGGATTTTATGCTAGCAATGTGCTTTTTCTTTCTGGATGAATTTCTCGTCGAGATTGACCTCGAGGCGTTATCTTGAACTTTAATGTCTGAGACTGGAATATCCCACGCAGTTGTCATATCTAATAACAAAAATCTTCTATATCTCCAACCCTTTTACTGACTGGAATCGAGATATCAAGTAAAATCAGATGGCGAATACGTGTCAAAGTGGAAAGGGGCGAATGCTGTTGAGGGGGTCAGGGCGACCGCGCAGCTTCCACGCAGACGCGTCTGGACCGCTGTGACGCAATCGCATAATGTTGAGGGACCTAGGGAGGATAGAGTCGACGGTGGGAAGAAGCCTCACGGGTGGTGATCACCCCGGGCAGATGATATCCGTACGCGCTTGCCAACACTCACTCGTGattctcatttctttcttcGCGGAACCCCCGAGGGTTCGCATCCACCGGTAAATCGTTGGAATATGTGAACATTTACACTCTAGGGTTcttcaattcattttattaatttgtgtCTCTCCAAAGAATTTAAGCTTATCGCGAGTGAATCGCTAGTCGATTTGAATAGCCACCTGTGAACAATGTTTTGAAGTCGTAAATCAGAGTAAGAGTggctactgatttttttttaactgtaTTCTTTTCATTGTGGGTGGAgattaatttagaaaattgtaTGCCTGGACGATGATTGTTATCTTTAAAGGGTTGATATAAAATgatgtttaattttttgttgtaaCAGGTcgtgattgaaaattcattgaagaaTTAAAGATTTTTACAGAAGTACTTGATTACTAAAACAAACAATTCAGTGAAGTGTAagactgacaaaaaaaaatattgcaattctaataaatattgatttatctCTACAACAAGTGCTTTCAATGTAAAATATCGAAAGTAGTATCAATGGTCACTAAAGTTTCACTAGACGGTCGTAGTGCCATACTACTTGTTTCCCCTCTACTACGTTTTACTACTTAAATTCCATGTGCATTGAAATAAGTTCCCTACGTCCTTATACTATAACCGTCTCATAAGTTTTAGAATCCTTTTACAGACCACTAGAATCTGCCGTTTCACGTGATGTGCACCGAGATGAATGAGTACTGCATTATGAGTACATTTAGACTCAGTTTCTGTTTTTCATTGCAATTAACATTGGAGGCGTATTCCACCAGAAATTGTGCCACTACAGTTCCTGCGGGTACTTGCTGCCTCTCAATTAGATGAATTTTCGTCTCGCGTTTATATCCGGAAATGACGGTTAATGTGGGAAGCGAAACGAGTTGCCACGGGCTGACTACGTTTCAAATATTCTTGGAAAATATCCGCGATTAGTAAaaagttgaaataaataatacgtGTTTGGAagtttttgttttaattaaatgcaaattatggaatttttttgtggtATCGGTACTAAGGGACTCGAAATTATTTACAGATCAATGAGAACTACATGACATTGATGACAAACCGATATGAAGTACCTAAAGATTTCGCTCTTTCTATTCAACCTCTTAATATGGGTAATGAACTAAAATCAAAGATTTTGctgttttattattatcgacTAATTGACTAATCACTGAATTCATCGAGTAATTGTGGTACGTCGATAGTTGGCTGGGTTTATGGTGGTAGTTATTGGCGTATGGCTGTTGCTCGAGCCTAGCAATGGACACCTGCTGAATCTATTCGTGCGGAGTACATCGCCTCACTACACCGTTCATATAGTTGCTTATAGCCTACTTGGATTGGGATTCATTGTTCTCACAGTCGGATTTGTCGGATGTCGGGCCTCATTGTATGGAAGCCAGTGCATAATAACTGTGGTGAGTAATTGAATGTCAATTTGGGGATCACCGGAACAATagaaatatgaaatatgaatttttggaCAGCTTGagatatttctaaaaaaatgacgatcacgtagatttattaaaattacgttttacgaagaataattttcaaaaataaccaACTGTTAATGATTATATCATTTGATTTCCATAGTATATAGCTGCTCTGGTGGTGCTCATAATAACAGAATTAGCGACCGCCGCAGTCGGAGGTTTTTTAGCGTATCGAGGCATATCCGGATTAGAGAAGAGATTAGTCGAGAGACTTGGGGATCACTATGGGCATGATCCCTCCAGTGACATTGCATTCACGCAGAGTCTCGATTATTCACAATATAAGGTAATTTATTGGTAGGACGCCTAGtccaaatattaataaattatctgAAGACAATATTCACTTCAATTACTTCATAATGTTTTCAAAATACTTTCTAAGTCACTGTGAAATATCCTCTCATGCTTGACTGCGAAAATAATCAAAGTTTGTGGACATccttcaatgaaatttattcaggAATTTATCGATGTCTCCTATCTCACCAGAATGTCCTTTATTGCAGTTCAATTGCTGCGGTATTCATGGGGATAGTGATTATAATGGTACTGCCTGGTGGCGAGACTACAGGGTGACAGGACTGAATAGAAGAGTGCCTCTCACTTGTTGTGTACTTAAGAATCACGAAGTAAAGCATTGCTGCTGGTCTTAGAAATTTAAAGTGCCCTAGAAAAGTAGTAAAAACTTAAATATAGAATGATTCTTTTTTTACTTTATAAAACTACGGaggtgaattaatttattttatttttcccattaaaggaaaatttcatttttgtaaattaatttctactTTCACTTGTTCTTTTCAGTTCCTCTCAGGgttttcagttttttctttcatagTTAAGTACTGCCATAATATTGCTCGATCTATGATATCGCAAAAATAAAGTCGACTTCTTCTTCGGcttgaaacatttttcatgTAAATTTCACGGAAAAACTTTTGTAGGTAAAAAACGCTGGAAGTCCTATGAGTGTAGTTTCCCGGGTCTTTCACAAGGATGTGAGTAGATTTCATGATTAAAAAGAGCGACCGCTCAAGATTATAAATTCTTTTATCTGAATGTTATCGTGTTTGGTGGGCGGTAGAATGAAAAACCGTGGGTTGTGCCACAGCCCAAGGATGAGGCGGCCTGTCAATCTGACGATCCCGGGGCGCAATTGGGATATCGCCATAAAgaggtgagttttttttatctctcacgGAAGAAATGCCATTATTTGACCGGCGATTATTGTCCGGGGAATGCAAGAAAATATGAAGTGTAATTGTGATATATAATGATCACTCAACTATGACGACgcctattgatttttcaattttttttttctagggaaGAGGTGAATTATCCATATCTTTTCTTATTCTAATTAAGAAATCATTCCAGTAATAGTATCATTAGTATTACTCATAAAATCAATAGAGAATAATAACACAAACATCGGAATATTACCATAGGCAAACACtgctaattaaaattatttcaacttctgcttcgagtataattttttttatcctctagGGGTGTATGCACAAAGTTGCCGCCTGGGTGCAATTTGAAAGCTTGAAGCTCGTTTTTACGGGGCTAATAATGGCAGCAATCCAGGTAAAATAAATCccgaaataaaaatccaaagtAAAATCTCTTAATTTGTGTTGCGTTGAATAACCTTTTTCGGAAAGAGACAATTCGGCTTCAATAATTTTagtagaaaaaattccaacagaATAAGGTAAAGACAAAGACCAATCGAAATTTCTGTTTCATTTTCTATGAtctgaacaattaaaaaaattggaagttTTGCCAAATGTTGAGTAATGTATGATTATTTTAGCGGAATAAACCATCTGGTTTTAATGAACCCATGAagaacaaaatatcaacaaagcTTCTTGGAAAGGATTTCAATGAAACCATCTCTA from Diachasmimorpha longicaudata isolate KC_UGA_2023 chromosome 1, iyDiaLong2, whole genome shotgun sequence harbors:
- the LOC135161079 gene encoding tetraspanin-11-like isoform X1 codes for the protein MKYLKISLFLFNLLIWLAGFMVVVIGVWLLLEPSNGHLLNLFVRSTSPHYTVHIVAYSLLGLGFIVLTVGFVGCRASLYGSQCIITVYIAALVVLIITELATAAVGGFLAYRGISGLEKRLVERLGDHYGHDPSSDIAFTQSLDYSQYKFNCCGIHGDSDYNGTAWWRDYRVTGLNRRVPLTCCVLKNHEFLSGFSVFSFIVKNAGSPMSVVSRVFHKDNEKPWVVPQPKDEAACQSDDPGAQLGYRHKEGCMHKVAAWVQFESLKLVFTGLIMAAIQTVGIVVSTLMCKTMRDIQNDG
- the LOC135161079 gene encoding tetraspanin-11-like isoform X2 produces the protein MKYLKISLFLFNLLIWLAGFMVVVIGVWLLLEPSNGHLLNLFVRSTSPHYTVHIVAYSLLGLGFIVLTVGFVGCRASLYGSQCIITVYIAALVVLIITELATAAVGGFLAYRGISGLEKRLVERLGDHYGHDPSSDIAFTQSLDYSQYKFNCCGIHGDSDYNGTAWWRDYRVTGLNRRVPLTCCVLKNHEVKNAGSPMSVVSRVFHKDNEKPWVVPQPKDEAACQSDDPGAQLGYRHKEGCMHKVAAWVQFESLKLVFTGLIMAAIQTVGIVVSTLMCKTMRDIQNDG